The nucleotide sequence CCGTATTGCCACTGCATCCTAGAttccactactagaaaaatcatttgttgCCACGAAAAAAATCGTGGCAACAATACTAAAATTGTGGCAATAAATACATGTTGCTACAATTTTAAAATCGTTGCTAGCcgtggtaataaatagcgtggtaataggttattgcaacgatttttatttagtggtaataaatttagatgttgccatggaatggatgtggcaaaaaaatcatattgcaacactttacatcgttgtaataaaaattattgccaccgctccatatgtggcattagttctacgtaccaaattaaaagttcaaatattaatctatcatcctatctatttatatttatttctatATACCATGTCTTGGCTAGGATTCGAACCCAAGACCTATCCTTCACGCATGATCTcctttaccaactcacctacgcaTCAATTCTGTTGAAATATGCGTATCGTTCCATTTGAGCCTACctaactgagatttgaatcatagatttgaatatctataatatttcaaatgaaaaagttatcaactagaaaattatagatctcgtcgagagatacaatttccatataaaatttgtctcaatccgtatctatataaaattattttcgcaggcgccgcttaagtggtccgaCAGTGAACTTCACCCCGATTTGCATTTTTGTAGGCGGCTATTTGGCTATAAGGgtcatgtccgcctgcgaaaataaataCCCAACGTCAGCGAAAATGCTTTTTCTTGTAGTGTCTATATGACCTCTCCGTTCAAGTTTAAAGACCGGTTATGTATTTTACTCATATTAAAATTACATGTGACATATAGTCGAACCATTAGAAATTTCACAAACAAAAACACACCATGAAATTGTCCATTGTCAGGTCGGCATGATAACGTACTACgtatcatacatatatatatcaccTTCATGCCAAGCACCCTTCCTtgataatcatccattagcacaCAACTCAAACCTGCAGGTATATATATTTTGCTTACTTATTACCTTCATGGCTGATGCTCACCGATGCTGCGTGACTTTAGATACGCCGGCAAACCAAAAATGGGTATATATGACCAATATGCCAACGCCAACTGCATAATTATCCTTGCCAGTAACATCGCCGACAACCGATACCCCATTCTTGCGAGCAACTTCCATGCAAGAGCAAGGGTTTGCAGAACGTTAGCATGCCCGAAGCCCATCACGACAGAAGCAGTCAGGCACACAACGAGAGCAGTCCAGCGATCGACCGGAGCAACCACCGTATAGACGGCCAACGCAAACGAAACCGCCAAGGTTCTCAACGAGCATGCGATCAATTGCAGAGAGCCTCGGAAGTACATGCGACGGACGCTCATGTCCATGAATGGCATCGCCGAGTAGATGAGCCCAAATGTTGCGAGCGAGGAGTAGACGTAGGCGAACGCCATGGCGATGACGAACGCGTGGAAGGTGTAGCTCCCGGCGAGTGTCGGTGTGCCACTGTCGTCCTGACGGTAGCCTCCAGGTAGCGTGAAGGCCGCAGCAAACGTGACCGTGGCGATGAGCACCGACCCGACGATGGCAGCCTGCGCTAGCTTTGTCATCCTCTCGGATTCATTCTCAACATCTGCTTGAAAAGTGTAGTCCTTTTCAAAGCGGTCCCGGCGAATGTTACCGTGTTCGGCCTTGGCACATTTCAGTGTTTCGTACATCAAGTTCCGTGCAGTCTGCAGGATAAAAGAGATGAGAAAGAACAAGAGAATCTTCTAATTAACTAAATACTGATGATTTAAGTTTGGTGTTTAAAGGGAAACTTTGGAATAAGCTAGGTCTCATCAAAGTCCATTACCCATTTATAACTGAACTGCGGAGGAATCTTACTCTCCGCGAGATCTAGAGGAGTAAGCCCATTTTTGTTGGCTAAATTCAAGCAAACTTGCTGGTTCCCCATCAGCCAGCCGAAAATCCCAAGATCGCCTGCTTGGATGGCTAGGTGAAGAGCAGTGTTCCCATCGCTGTCTTGCATATTCAGCATCCATGACAACTTTGTGTTTCTGCAAGCAAACTTGACTACGTTGCACCTCTTCTTCTCCACAGCAACATGGAGGAAGGTCCTTCCCTTAGCGTCGGGCAAACCACCGCAATCGTGGCATTTCTCGAGTAGAATGGAGATGGCATTCAGGACACCCATCGAAGCAGCAATGTGTATGGGGAAAGATCCAGTTATATCAGGTTGAAACGCCACAGATTGTTTAACCTCCAACAGATCACATATTGGGACGTTGATCGTCCGGTAAAAGGGGAACCAACATATGTTGATAAATGAACGGTCTTCCACTGAGACAGCAAAATGAAGAGGTGTACTTCCATCTTTATCACCTCGCTCGGCAAGGACAGAAAACTTATTAGGCGTCTGTTGCACACTTTGCTCGGAATGGACTGGCGGGATGATCTCTTTGCACTCCCATCCCAGTAAATCTTTTGTGAACCCTGCGAGTGTGAGGCATCTTGGTCAAAATTTCAGCGAACTGATCTTGTAGTTTAAATGAAGGGTTAATGCGATTCATACCATTACAAGTTTAccgtattgaaaaaaaaataacatcattATGGAGTATTACTATTCGTGTCACCTGCTACATAGCACTACAACTTATATCGTACCATTACCATCAAGCTTTCCGCTAACACCCATCCATGTCACCCTCTTCCATTGTTGCTTCCGATAAGGACCACCACCGGATGGCGGTGTCCAAGCCTCCCATACCTCGTACAGCACCCTCCCCGCCATCCACAGAGCGGAAAAAGGGGGGGAAAGTAAAGTGGGAATGCAGTGGCACGGTCTGGGCTGGCTCATCCACCTGCAGACTCGACGACAGCGAGGTCGGGGATGACTAAAGAGATAAGAGTCGAACTGCAATGAGCAGGGGTTcaaaatttcggtcatttcggacCTCCCCACCCCCACACCGCCGATATGATCTTATTTCAGCcgaaatttttaaatttgtcctttttttgttaatttggtaataatttgttcaaaatttcagaaatttgtGAATTTCGGTATATTGGCACCCTTCGATTGAAACGTCCAAACAAAAGATTAATCCCTGGCAATGAGAGGGACCTTCCAATCCTACCAAGGTGACGTGCAGGCAAGTATTTTCAATGGTGGTGAGACGTGCGGATTCAGCCACCCACAAGCAGTGGCAACAACAAGCCGCAAGAGCTTCTGATCTGGCGTGGACGACTGGGGAAGTGAGCTGCGGTCTCCAGATCTAGCGTCGCGGATGGAAACGATGAATCACTGTCTCAGATCAAGCGGTAGCGACAGACAGAGCGAGAGGAGATGGCGGGGAGACGCGCGAGGCCACTGCTCACTAGCCAGTGCTCACACTTCTCGTGGGTCGCCCTTCCCAGCTCAGCCTCTGCCATTGCCCCATGTGACGTCTGCCCGTCGTGCTACCGCTCAATGGTTGCATTGGAAGAGAGATGACGGGAATGCCCCTAAACTTGATGCCAAAGCAGcataatttaaaactttcaactcagatttgaaaacttctaAGTCAAAGATTTGAAACATTCAACTTAGGGTTTCAAActctcaactcaaatttgaaaacattcGAATCAAGATTTATTCAAGTTTTCAATtttgagttattttttttatatttgagttGATAGTTTTGAATTTTACAATGAAAGTTTAAAATTTGGGCTGAAAGATTTAAAGTCTAAAATACGTCCAAAAATTCATGAAAGAAACAATAAGATTGTGGCGCAGACGCGCCAGCCGTCGAGTCGGTGTCGAATAGGATCCTCTAGCGAGAAGACTTATAATAGTGAGAAAATTCCTTATATACCATTGAAAGTTCATCTGTTTCTCATATGCCATCGAAAATTTGGTATTCCCATATATGCCActaaataatatttttctttcccCATATGCCATCCacgttaatttttttctttcatcataTGCCATCGACGTTATCTGATCATTTTAGTTGGCATGGAAAGTACAAAATTACCCTTAGAATTCTTTTCCGTTCTTTCTTATGCATTGTCTCTCCATTTTATCTTCCTTAATTGTTGGTGTTCGTCTACAACTCCACCTCTCTGGCTCAGGAAAAGGCAGCTGAATAGTCTAGAAATTTCTCAATTTTATCTTAGTTTTCTTACTACGAATATATAAAGcggatgcatttttttttaatcaactaATGTCTGTATCATGAAATTACTTACTTCCATGACAAGATGAAATTAAGCACGCAAATTTGAAGTTAAGTATACCTATTTTTTGCGACTAAATTAAGCACACGATCAGTTTGCTAAGCCGAGAGattgttttgtatttttttttctaaattgtatgCTTACATCCAGTTAGATACATTAGActataactaattaattaaattactgTTATTAGTGCCATTTAAAGAGATTATTAACAATTTCTTTCTATTATCTATAAATTAACTACAAAAATGGAAGAGAAGAAATAAACGTTGCATCCAGCCATTGGTTGTGTGTCGCATCAGTAATGATTGCTAAAGTTTTAGTTATAGTTTCAAGTGCAACTCATCCTGATTTGTGCTTCACATAGCAGGAAAGGGAGTCTATGGGcaattttgttatttttcaaaaatgctAACACTATTTCTACTCTTGGGTGAACGGAAATTCCATTTGATGACATATATgggaatagctaatttataatGGTATATATAAAAACTTGTGAACTTTCGGTAGCATATAAGGATTTTGGTCTATACTTAAATGTCTATAATTAAAGACTGACAAGGTGAGACTGAACTTTTTTACACTTTGATCTTTTTTGAAAGCTTATTTTACGTATAGACTCCTAAACGAGCTTGTTCCATGAATATACTCTTTTCTCGATGCGTGATGCTGGAGCCAAGGTTCAACGTCTTGGTGTCAATGACACTGGCACCGATAACCTCAACTCGCTCCCTAGAAATCGAGATGTAGATACCTCAACTCGCTCCCTAGTAACCGAGATGTAGATATGTTGGTACCAAATAGACTAGCACCAAGaacctatttgtaaaataaattttataaaaaattgtcaattaatttttttcttacaaatAGGTCCTTAGCACCAAAGAGGCTAGCCTAAAGGCCAAGTTGTAAGAAAAGtatttacttcctccgttacacaatataagttattctagcatttcccacattcacattgatgttaatgaatctatatatatatgtgtgtgtgtctacattcattaacatcaatatgaatgtgggaaatgctagaatgacttatattgtgaaacggagggagtacatttcaacctattttttaaaatttatttcatAAATAGGTCCTCAACGCAAGTCTATTTGGTGcagacactggtggagaaaccatctttggtcggtcgaccagattttacaatagtcccggttgtattaaaaaccgggactaaaaatatctttagtcctggtttaaaAGCTACAGGGTACTTTTtcaatctttagtaccggttggtgttaccaaccaggactaaagatctatttgtagtcccggttgataacaccaaccgggaaaaaagatcgccatacgctttactctcggttggtgttaccaaccgggactaaagatctatttatagtccCGGGTTGTaaaaccaaccgggagtaaagatcgacgCGGAGATCGGAGAGGTGTGCGCGATCGGATCAAGGCCggtacctcctcctctcctttaactcctctcctcaaccttgtctcctcctctcatccttatctctattcctctccttctcctctcctccttctcctctcctcctctctactGCCAGGGTCGCGAGGGCGGCGGGTCGCGGAGGGCcggctggcgcggcggcggtgcgccgCGAGGCAGCGctttctcccctttttttttaagaatctgAGATTgttctgtgatgtatttgattggatctgagattgttgtgtgatgtatttgatttgtgtgtgatgtgaatatgtgatgaattttgtagaagttgtgatgtaatttttttttaagattttgtgatgtatttgagtatttgagatgatcgatttgtggatttgatggcaatttgaggatgattgatttgggattttggggacgggatggagtgaaatcaatatatttaaaaataatgaagaaaagaaaataataaaaaggaaCCGGAAAGAGCAACCGGATTAGCCTCTTACACCAACCGGGacgaaaatggatttttacccccggttttttcacccgggactaaagatagcgatctttagtcccggattcgtagtcccggtttgaaaaccgggactataggggggttatgaaccgggagtaataaccctttctccaccagtgagacCCCCTTCACCACAGGAAGCGAGGGTGTCGGCGCCAGAGTGAACCTCGGCATCAATGACTCTGGCGCCGAGAAAAAATGGACTATTCCTCGAATAAGTTTTTATACATGTTTATTCGTAAAATAATTTTTGACCAAGGTCTAAAATGTAAAATATCAAAGGTGAGACACATACAATACCTTCGCTTCTTAGAACAGAGGCGTGCAGAACATTTTGTCCGTTTGGTCCGGAGTAGGATACAAAACCATTACTTTGTGTGTGTATCATCGTTGCAATGTCGTGATATCCTAGAGAGACGGCCAGATACAACGGGGAAGTGCCTTCCATCGGAACAAGAGCCAGTTTTGAATCCACGAGCATGAGCCATTCAACCATGTCCTTGTCAGCACGGCGAACCGCCTCGTGCAAAATCGTCTCTCCATTCTCGTTCTGCTTCCTAATATCTTCCGCATAACGACCCTCCTCGCCTACAAAATTAATAGGAGATGGTATAACACCATCTTTGCCTACAAAATCATACTGTCTCCATCACAAATTAGATGtcgttttaattttttgtttgtaGCGTTTGACCACTTAtccttttattaaaaaatagtgcaaatataaaaaaaataagtcataaTAAAAGTACTTTTGGTAATAAAGCAAGccataaacaaaataaataataatttcttaattttttaaaagacGAATGGCCAGATCGTTATAAACGAAAACTCAAAACGACGagtattttagaacggagggaatatatagTACGACGCATTACTGGCAGGGCGTGTGATGTGCGCCTCACCtccaacgttgcggccgatcaaGCCTTTGATCTCGTTGTACATCAAATTTGTGCACCGGAAGCAGATCGGACGAAGTGTTGCAGTTGTGACAGATTCTACAGGTGAAGAAGACTGACTGCTGACCTGTGGAGGAGCTTCTTGTTGGGCAATTATCCCATTATTCGGCAAGCCTCCCTCCGGACAAGATGGCGAATGGGGTGGTTTCTCTTTCAGCTGCTTGCAGTAGTCGCATGTGAAGTCCAGCAGATCCATGCCTACGGCATGCTCGCGATTTGGTGCGGACGACGATGGTCCAGCTGCTGGTGGATTGTTTCCGCTGGTGTTGCTTGAAGAAGCCATCGCCTCGCCCACGATGCTTTCTATCTCGTCAATAATGTCGCTGTAGTTTGTATGGCTCGATGGTCTGGATGAATAAATGTGATTGGGGGCTAGGCATATATAGACTTAGAGCAGATATAATAGGGTACATTTAACGGACAATAGTACTATTCATTTAAGACAGATCCTATATGGAAGAATGAGAAAacatgagagagagagtactAGTAACCGATGCTTAATCTATCGCCGGGCTGCAGCGGTAGGAAAAGCAGCATGATTAATAGTCATCCATGCATGCTGCAGCTACAAGCTTTTCCCACCATTTGCACGCTTCCTAGCTAATTACACCAATGAAAGAGTATAGATATTGTCAAAGGTGAGAAGTCTTATAATTttaggttaattggatccatgccactgtaaATTTGCACATTCAGAAAAATGAAATTACAATTCACTTTATCGGCTggatgccactga is from Oryza sativa Japonica Group chromosome 9, ASM3414082v1 and encodes:
- the LOC112936451 gene encoding ankyrin repeat-containing protein At5g02620, which gives rise to MASSSNTSGNNPPAAGPSSSAPNREHAVGMDLLDFTCDYCKQLKEKPPHSPSCPEGGLPNNGIIAQQEAPPQVSSQSSSPVESVTTATLRPICFRCTNLMYNEIKGLIGRNVGGEEGRYAEDIRKQNENGETILHEAVRRADKDMVEWLMLVDSKLALVPMEGTSPLYLAVSLGYHDIATMIHTQSNGFVSYSGPNGQNVLHASVLRSEGFTKDLLGWECKEIIPPVHSEQSVQQTPNKFSVLAERGDKDGSTPLHFAVSVEDRSFINICWFPFYRTINVPICDLLEVKQSVAFQPDITGSFPIHIAASMGVLNAISILLEKCHDCGGLPDAKGRTFLHVAVEKKRCNVVKFACRNTKLSWMLNMQDSDGNTALHLAIQAGDLGIFGWLMGNQQVCLNLANKNGLTPLDLAESKIPPQFSYKWTARNLMYETLKCAKAEHGNIRRDRFEKDYTFQADVENESERMTKLAQAAIVGSVLIATVTFAAAFTLPGGYRQDDSGTPTLAGSYTFHAFVIAMAFAYVYSSLATFGLIYSAMPFMDMSVRRMYFRGSLQLIACSLRTLAVSFALAVYTVVAPVDRWTALVVCLTASVVMGFGHANVLQTLALAWKLLARMGYRLSAMLLARIIMQLALAYWSYIPIFGLPAYLKSRSIGEHQP